The following are encoded together in the Bacillus cereus group sp. RP43 genome:
- a CDS encoding cupin yields the protein MKIFDFSEKVGKQIAVFQSNFIMSKILNHQGNIHIGAMHLQENGIIGYHEAVVSQLLLIVDGEGYVCGADKEKVTVEAGQAVFWGKGEFHETSTEKGLMAIVMEAENLEQAIIMPIIQGEL from the coding sequence GTGAAAATTTTTGATTTTAGTGAAAAAGTGGGAAAGCAAATAGCAGTATTTCAATCTAATTTCATAATGTCGAAAATATTAAACCATCAAGGGAATATACATATCGGTGCTATGCATTTACAAGAGAATGGAATCATCGGATATCATGAAGCAGTTGTATCTCAACTGCTTCTTATTGTGGACGGCGAAGGATATGTGTGCGGGGCAGATAAAGAAAAAGTGACAGTAGAAGCTGGACAAGCTGTGTTTTGGGGGAAGGGTGAGTTTCATGAAACAAGTACAGAAAAGGGATTAATGGCAATTGTTATGGAAGCGGAGAATCTTGAACAAGCGATAATAATGCCTATTATTCAAGGGGAGTTGTGA
- a CDS encoding 2'-5' RNA ligase family protein, whose amino-acid sequence MYAIIATFDCVFTNKIRELQNELTNIIGINQLAGVEPHITLADYNELDVNLYTEKLEEFVAFQENIAAVTFPSVGTFPTNGTIFLAPTITDELLRFHHSYHDYFKTFHDNPQSYYVPGKWVPHCTIANGLNSNQFLSVMEYIYEKFDVTIASIEKLKLIKVNYENGSAISSSILAEYNLKRMETAR is encoded by the coding sequence ATGTACGCTATTATTGCTACATTTGATTGTGTGTTCACTAATAAAATTAGAGAATTGCAAAATGAATTAACAAATATAATAGGGATAAATCAACTAGCTGGAGTAGAACCCCATATAACATTGGCTGATTATAATGAGTTAGATGTTAATTTATATACGGAGAAATTAGAGGAGTTTGTAGCTTTTCAAGAGAACATCGCCGCTGTAACTTTTCCTTCTGTGGGAACTTTTCCTACTAACGGAACGATCTTTCTAGCACCGACCATTACCGATGAATTATTAAGATTTCATCATTCTTATCATGATTATTTCAAAACTTTTCATGATAATCCACAGTCCTATTACGTGCCAGGAAAATGGGTTCCGCATTGCACGATTGCTAATGGATTAAATTCAAATCAGTTTTTAAGTGTAATGGAATATATATATGAAAAATTTGATGTTACAATAGCTTCGATTGAGAAGTTAAAATTAATTAAGGTAAATTATGAAAATGGTTCTGCCATTTCTTCTAGTATATTAGCAGAATATAATTTAAAGAGAATGGAGACAGCGAGATGA
- a CDS encoding GNAT family protein — MQNVILKGNKVTIRTIEESDIKTLWSFIYKEENPEWKKWDAPYFPFAMQEYSSYKEKMQTRLQEEPLSNLIIENSGQIIGTVGFYWEHKPTRWLEMGIVIYDPTYWNGGYGTEALTLYRDLLFENMEIGRVGLTTWSGNERMMKVAEKIGMSLEGRMRKCRYYNGTYYDSIRMGMIREEWEALCVTKG; from the coding sequence ATGCAAAACGTTATATTAAAGGGGAACAAAGTTACAATTCGCACAATTGAAGAATCAGATATAAAAACATTATGGAGCTTCATATATAAAGAAGAAAATCCAGAATGGAAGAAATGGGATGCACCGTATTTTCCGTTTGCAATGCAAGAATACTCGTCCTATAAAGAGAAGATGCAAACTCGTTTACAAGAAGAACCACTATCAAATTTAATAATAGAAAATAGCGGTCAAATTATAGGGACAGTCGGATTTTATTGGGAGCATAAACCGACGCGTTGGTTGGAGATGGGAATTGTTATTTATGATCCAACATACTGGAATGGTGGCTACGGTACAGAAGCATTAACGTTATATCGAGATTTACTATTTGAAAATATGGAAATTGGTAGAGTAGGGCTCACGACTTGGTCTGGTAATGAACGAATGATGAAAGTAGCGGAGAAAATAGGAATGAGCTTAGAAGGTAGAATGCGAAAATGCCGATATTATAACGGGACATACTATGATTCTATTCGAATGGGAATGATTCGTGAAGAATGGGAAGCGCTATGTGTAACGAAGGGGTGA
- a CDS encoding GNAT family N-acetyltransferase — MTYVIREMKQEDIPAVQNVAKIAWHDTYEGIIPREVQDSFLEEAYSDEKMKYRLKNTHLFVAEEEEGEVIGFANFSPVRLQNEAELGAIYLLPDQQGKGIGSALLQRGVKALKGIRKLYIHVEAANEKGKRFYEAKGFAELEQFEEDFEGHLMQTVRMVLYI; from the coding sequence ATGACATATGTAATTAGAGAAATGAAGCAAGAAGATATTCCTGCTGTACAAAACGTAGCAAAAATAGCTTGGCATGATACTTACGAAGGAATTATTCCGAGAGAGGTTCAAGATAGTTTTTTAGAGGAAGCATATTCTGATGAAAAAATGAAATATCGTCTTAAAAATACACATTTATTCGTTGCAGAAGAAGAAGAGGGAGAAGTAATTGGATTTGCGAATTTTTCACCTGTTAGACTGCAAAACGAAGCAGAATTAGGTGCGATTTATTTGTTACCAGATCAGCAAGGAAAAGGGATAGGAAGTGCTTTATTACAAAGAGGGGTTAAGGCATTAAAAGGGATCCGAAAACTGTACATACATGTAGAAGCAGCAAATGAAAAAGGAAAGCGCTTTTATGAAGCGAAAGGTTTTGCGGAATTAGAGCAATTTGAAGAGGATTTTGAAGGACATTTGATGCAGACAGTAAGGATGGTTTTATACATATAA
- a CDS encoding GNAT family N-acetyltransferase — MIIKANQEDTNEILKYAAQALFEGTRGNCQLSTEKAIEITEPIIEKGAYYLVVKEANKVMGWILIGENTDYFSHEKLGFIYELYVFPEYRGRGLSRELMEAGIKELKEKYSEIRLNVFAGNFAKEMYEDFGFVERQVIMTLK, encoded by the coding sequence ATGATAATAAAGGCAAATCAAGAAGATACAAATGAAATATTAAAATATGCAGCTCAAGCGCTTTTTGAAGGGACGAGAGGGAATTGTCAGTTAAGTACGGAGAAAGCGATTGAAATTACAGAGCCAATTATAGAAAAGGGAGCATATTATTTAGTCGTTAAAGAAGCAAATAAAGTAATGGGTTGGATATTAATAGGAGAAAATACTGACTATTTTTCTCATGAAAAACTTGGGTTTATATATGAGTTATACGTTTTCCCGGAATATCGTGGGAGAGGATTATCGCGAGAATTGATGGAGGCTGGCATTAAGGAATTGAAGGAGAAGTATTCCGAAATTCGTTTGAATGTATTTGCTGGGAATTTTGCAAAAGAGATGTACGAAGATTTTGGGTTTGTTGAAAGACAGGTAATTATGACTTTGAAGTGA